A single window of Rhodamnia argentea isolate NSW1041297 chromosome 5, ASM2092103v1, whole genome shotgun sequence DNA harbors:
- the LOC115726106 gene encoding dnaJ homolog subfamily C member 17: MDVDVDHYSVLGLPSGEEGAQLSEKEISKAYRAKALELHPDKRLDDPNAHSNFQKLKTSYEILKDEKARKLFDDLLRVKREQLLRRSQQDSKRRRMVSDLEERERAAFAPDSAAKAKNEEERILRKLREEIERIRAMHANKGPPPASSKGQAASEGKDRKSSGGVGLDKEKVLKVSWEMSGPDYTVERLKELFSVFGVVEDVVTRKKRSALVVMASKDAAVAATRTVCGDLSNPLLVVPLQPVVATDFPSVNKPVEKDLRNDLVGAGYQDFEDSVMKKLQKAAARQK, from the exons ATGGACGTTGATGTGGATCATTACAGTGTTCTGGGGTTGCCTTCTGGGGAAGAAGGCGCCCAGCTCTCCGAGAAGGAGATCTCGAAGGCCTACAGGGCTAAAGCTTTGGAGCTGCATCCGGACAAGAGGCTGGATGATCCGAATGCGCACTCGAATTTCCAGAAGCTTAAAACGTCCTACGAGATTCTGAAGGATGAGAAAGCCCGGAAGCTGTTCGATGATCTTCTGAGGGTCAAGCGCGAGCAGCTCCTTCGCCGGTCACAGCAAGATTCAAAGCGGAGGAGAATGGTCTCGGATCTTGAAGAAAGAGAGCGAGCGGCTTTTGCTCCTGACTCTGCTGCAAAAGCGAAAAATGAAGAGGAGAGGATCCTTAGGAAGCTTAGAGAAGAGATAGAAAGGATTCGGGCTATGCATGCGAATAAAGGGCCTCCTCCAGCTTCCTCGAAGGGACAGGCTGCTAGTGAGGGAAAGGATAGGAAGAGCAGTGGTGGGGTTGGTCTGGACAAGGAGAAGGTTCTCAAAGTTTCCTGGGAGATGAGTGGCCCTGACTATACTGTAGAGAGGTTGAAGGAGTTGTTTTCGGTGTTTGGTGTGGTTGAAGATGTCGTCACTAGGAAGAAAAGATCTGCACTCGTAGTAATGGCATCTAAAGATGCTGCT GTTGCTGCCACAAGAACTGTGTGTGGAGATCTTTCTAATCCTTTGTTGGTCGTCCCCCTTCAGCCAGTTGTAGCGACAGATTTCCCAAGTGTCAACAAGCCTGTGGAGAAAGATCTCCGCAATGATCTTGTAGGGGCTGGCTATCAAGATTTTGAGGACTCTGTGATGAAGAAGCTCCAAAAG GCTGCAGCAAGGCAAAAGTGA
- the LOC115726109 gene encoding serine/threonine protein phosphatase 2A 57 kDa regulatory subunit B' beta isoform-like produces MGVDRYVTPIISPRKRSPSLQFLFDHDIRSPSSSNSPSGSINWRQHSVEEEMLSLISYCSFIFTFSDPVESPRQQDQKRFKLNQLLYLVKTSKKPLDCEVLVSLMSMISANLFRPLPPPSHLSFTSDLPDDEGFMATASPVWIHLQVVYDILLRLITTTEPKRLQDHVSHPFLLNLLVLFQSEDPRERESLKNVYHMIYRRFTFHRSIMRKSMNDVLLSYIFETERHCGIGELLEIYGSIINGFTVPLKEEHKLFLIRVLIPMHKPKGMLMYHRQLSYCVSQFVQKEPVLGGIVVRGILRYWPVTNSQKVVLLIGELEELVENIDPDQYRKLALPLSTHITRCLNSLNSQVAERALYVWNNEQFVKMILLALDEVFPVVVEGMEKNMKRHWSSSIRQLTENVKEMLEEMDPILYYKCILEMERRESTARKEGVRRKEKWERIESIAAKNHFL; encoded by the exons atgggtgttGATAGATACGTCACCCCAATAATCTCTCCAAGGAAGAGATCCCCGTCTCTGCAGTTTCTGTTCGATCACGACATACGGAGCCCGTCGAGCAGCAATAGCCCATCCGGGAGCATCAACTGGAGGCAGCACTCTGTGGAAGAAGAGATGCTCTCACTGATATCATATTGTTCCTTTATCTTCACTTTCTCTGACCCTGTAGAGTCTCCTAGACAGCAAGACCAGAAGAGGTTTAAGCTCAACCAACTCCTCTACCTGGTGAAGACCTCGAAGAAGCCATTGGACTGCGAAGTATTGGTGTCCCTGATGTCTATGATCTCGGCCAACCTCTTCCGACCGCTCCCTCCACCTTCCCACCTCTCGTTCACATCGGACTTGCCCGATGACGAGGGCTTCATGGCGACCGCTTCGCCAGTGTGGATTCACCTCCAGGTCGTGTACGACATTCTTCTCCGGCTCATCACAACCACGGAACCCAAGAGGCTGCAAGACCACGTTAGCCACCCTTTCCTTCTGAACCTTCTCGTGCTCTTTCAGTCCGAGGATCCCCGAGAGCGCGAGAGCCTCAAGAATGTGTACCACATGATATACAGGAGATTTACCTTCCACCGTTCTATCATGAGGAAATCGATGAACGACGTGCTGCTGAGCTATATTTTCGAGACAGAGAGGCACTGTGGCATCGGCGAGCTGCTCGAGATTTACGGGAGCATCATAAATGGGTTCACGGTCCCTCTCAAGGAAGAGCACAAGCTGTTCCTGATCAGAGTGCTAATTCCCATGCACAAGCCAAAGGGCATGCTGATGTACCACAGGCAACTGAGCTATTGCGTGTCTCAGTTTGTGCAGAAGGAGCCTGTGCTTGGAGGGATTGTTGTGAGGGGGATTCTGAGGTATTGGCCCGTCACTAACTCTCAGAAGGTGGTCTTGCTCATTGGAGAACTGGAGGAGCTTGTGGAGAATATTGACCCTGACCAGTACAGGAAGTTGGCTCTGCCCTTGTCCACACATATAACAAGGTGCTTGAATAGTTTAAACTCTCAG GTTGCGGAGCGGGCACTTTACGTGTGGAACAATGAACAATTTGTGAAGATGATATTGCTGGCACTGGATGAAGTCTTCCCTGTTGTGGTAGAAGGCATGGAGAAGAATATGAAGAGGCATTGGAGCAGCAGCATACGACAACTCACGGAGAACGTCAAGGAAATGTTGGAAGAGATGGATCCGATACTGTACTACAAGTGCATCCTGGAGATGGAACGCCGAGAATCCACAGCCCGCAAGGAGGGAGTTAGGAGGAAGGAGAAATGGGAGAGAATAGAATCAATAGCAGCAAAGAATCACTTCCTGTGA